In the genome of Mesorhizobium sp. NBSH29, the window GCACCAGAATTCCGTCGGCTCGGTTGTTGTGCAGATAATCACCAAGCCGCGCCTGTTCTGCTCCCGGTTGTATGGTGTCGGCAATCAGCACGTTGAGCCCGGCGCGCGAGGCGGTTGCCTCTATACCGGCCAAGATACGCGAGAAAAAAGGGTTGCCCAGATTGGGCACCAGCACAACGATTGCGCCGGCCTGCTGGCGGCGAAGATTGCGCGCGGTCTGGTTGACGCGATACCCTGTCAGTTCGACCGCCTCCATCACGATGCGGCGCGTATCCTCGGCCACCCGCTCAGGCGTGGCCAGCGCACGGCTTACCGTGGCGGTCGACACGTTGGCGAGCCTTGCCACATCCTGAATGGTGGGCGTCGCACGGTGCAGCATCATGAAGCTGCCCTAGCCAAAAGTTTTAGAGGCCGGAATCGAGAAGCCGCTTGACAAGAATTTTTTTCGGATGTCAAAATAAATGTAATCGATTGCATGATGGAGCTTAGTCCGCTCGCGATCCGATTACAATCTGCCGGAATGGAGGCTGGCTGATTGTTGAAACGCCCCTGGCGCCGAGCGCTTGAGGGGGTCCAACGGGAGGAAGTCATGAAAGCATTCAAAGCTATGATTGCGGCTGCGACCGTGCTTGCCACGGGCAGCGCCTACGCAACCGATCTTGAAGTCACGCACTGGTGGACATCGGGCGGCGAAGCGGCAGCCGTCGCCGAATTCGCCAAGGCATTTGACGCCACCGGCAACAAATGGGTTGACGGCGCCATCGCCGGTTCGGGCGGCACCGCCCGCCCTATCATGATCAGCCGCATCACTGGCGGAGACCCTATGGGTGCCACACAATTCAACCATGGCCGCCAGGCCGAAGAGTTGGTCCAGGCCGGCCTGATGCGCGACCTGACTGACCTTGCTACCAAGGAAGGCTGGAAGGACATTATCAAGCCGTCTAGCCTGCTCGACAGCTGCACGTTGGACGGAAAAATCTACTGCGTGCCGGTCAATATTCATTCCCAGCAATGGCTGTGGCTCAGTAATGCCGCGTTTGAAAAGGCCGGCGTTGCCGTCCCGAAGAATTGGGATGAATATGTTGCCACCGCACCAGCGCTGGAAAAGGCCGGCATCATTCCGCTGGCAATCGGACAGCAGCCTTGGCAGACCACGCTTGCCTTCCAGGTGATCTTGGTCGCGCTTGCCGGACCAGACGCCTACAAAACCGTATTCGGCGACCATGATGCGACATTTGCTGCCGGTCCTGAAATGACAAAAGTGTTCGATGCTGCTGACAAGGCGCGGGCCATGTCAGCCAAGTCGAACGCGCAGGAGTGGAACCAGGCCACAGGAATGGTCATCAGCGGCCAGGCCGCCGGCCAGATCATGGGCGACTGGGCGCAGGGTGAGTTCCAGGTTGCCGGTCAGGTTGCCGGCAAGGACTACACCTGCCTTCCAGGACTCGGCGTCAACGAAGTGATCCAGACTGGTGGCGACGCATTCTACTTCCCCCTGCTCAAGGATGCGGAAAAGTCGAAGGCACAGGAAGCTTTGGCTTCCGCGATGATATCGAAGGAAACCCAGGTCGCCTTCAACCTGAAGAAGGGTTCGCTGCCGGTACGCGGCGATGTCGATCTCAATGCGGCCAATGACTGCATGAAAAAAGGTCTCGACATCCTTGCCAAGGGCGCCATCATTCAGGCGCCCGACCAGCTGATGTCGGCGGATTCGCTGAACCAGGTGAACGATCTGTTCGTCGAGTTCTTCAAGAACCCTGCCCTTACGCCAGCTGATGCGCAGAAGCGCTTCGTCGACCTCGTCGCCGCAGCAGACTGACTTTAGCGACAACCCTCCCGTTCACCGGTCCGGCTTCATTGCCGGGCCGCTGGACGGCGATAGCACGCCTTCAGGTCAGTGAGCCATGTCATCTTCTGTGAGCAAACGTCCCCCGCAGCTTTTGCGCAATATGAGCGCCAAGATAGCCTCGATCCCGATGATCCTGACGGCGCTCGTCATCTTCGTCGGCGGCACCGGCTGGACGGTTTTGTACTCCTTCACCAACAGCAAGCTTCTGCCGCGGCTGAACTTCGTTGGCCTTGACCAGTATGAGCGCCTGTGGGCGGCTCCGCGCTGGACCATCGCCATCGAAAACCTCGCCATCTATGGAGTCTTGTCCCTGTTTTTCTCGCTTGTCGTCGGCTTCCTTCTGGCGACATTGCTCGACCAGAAAATCCGCTTTGAAGATACGTTTCGAACGATCTTCCTTTACCCTTTCGCACTCTCATTCATCGTCACGGGACTTATCTGGCAGTGGCTGCTCAATCCCGATTTCGGGATCCAGAGCGTCATCCGCGCGATGGGCTGGACAAGCTTTGATTTCGATCCGCTCTACAATCCCAACATTGTCATTTACGGCATCCTGATCGCCGGCCTGTGGCAGGGCACCGGGTTGATCATGTGCCTGATGCTGGCCGGCCTGCGCGGGATCGACGAAGACATCTGGAAGGCTGCCCGCGTCGACGGCATTCCGACTTGGAAAACCTATCTTTTCATTGTCATCCCCATGATGCGCCCGGTGTTCATCACCACTTTGGTCATCATCGCCAGCGGCATCGTGCGTGTTTACGATCTTGTCGTTGCGCAGACCAGCGGCGGCCCCGGCATCGCGTCGGAAGTGCCGGCCAAATATGTCTACGACTACATGTTCCTCGCCCAGAATCTGGGCCAGGGCTTTGCCGCATCCACCATGATGTTGCTCACCGTGGCAATCATCATCGTGCCGTGGGCCTATTTCGAATTCGGGAGGGGCAAACGTGGCTGAAATTTTTCCCGCCGGGACTGGCGCCCAAGACATTTCGGGCCCAAGCGGTCCGCGCCCGCGCAAGATCTTGTCGCGCCGCAACATCTTTCTCTACGGCACACTGATCGTCGTAGCGCTGTATTATCTTCTTCCCCTCTACGTGATGGTCGTAACATCGCTCAAGGGCATGCCGGAGATCCGCCTCGGCAACATCTTTGCACCACCGATGGAAATCACCTTCGAGCCGTGGGTAAAAGCCTGGGCCACCGCCTGCACGGGGCTGAATTGCGATGGCCTCAGCCGCGGGTTCTGGAACTCCGTCCGCATCACCGTGCCTTCCGTGGTCCTCTCCATTGCCGTCGCATCGGTGAATGGCTACGCGCTGGCCAACTGGCGGTTCAAGGGCGCGGACCTGTTCTTCACCATTTTGATCGTCGGTGCCTTTATCCCCTATCAGGTGATGATTTACCCGCTCGTCATCGTTCTGCGCGAGATCGGGCTCTACGGTTCGCTGTGGGGGCTGGTGATCGTGCATTCGATCTTCGGCATGCCGATCCTGACATTGCTGTTCCGCAACTATTTTGCCTCAGTCCCTGAGGAGTTGTTCAAGGCAGCCCGCGTCGATGGCGCCGGCTTCTGGGGCATCTATTTCAAGATTATGCTGCCGATGGCGCTGCCGATCTTCGTTGTTGCGATCATCCTGCAGGTCACCGGCATCTGGAACGATTTCCTGTTTGGGGTGATCTACACCAAGCCGGATTCCTATCCGATGACCGTGCAGCTCAATAACATCGTCAACTCCATGCAGGGCGTGAAGGAGTATAATGTGAACATGGCCGCGACCATCCTCACCGGCCTGGTGCCGCTGATCGTCTATTTTGCATCCGGCAGGCTATTTGTCCGCGGTATCGCCGCCGGCGCAGTAAAAGGCTGAGCCGATGACCAGTGTCCTGATCCGCGACGTCTCTCTTGCCTTCGGTGCGGTCGAAGTGCTGAAATCCCTGAATCTCGATGTGCCGGAGGGAGAGTTCCTCGTCCTGCTCGGGCCCTCGGGCTGTGGCAAGTCGACTTTGCTCAACTGCATCGCCGGCCTGCTGGATGTTTCCGACGGCCAAATCTTCATCAACGGCAAGAACGTGACGTGGGAAGAACCCAAGGATCGCGGTATCGGCATGGTGTTCCAGTCCTACGCGCTTTACCCGCAGATGACGGTGAAGGGGAACCTCTCCTTCGGCCTGAAGAATGCCGGCGTCGCCAAAGACGAGATCGAAAAGCGCATCGCCCGCACCGCCGAGATCCTGCAGATCGAGCCCTTGCTTGGTCGCAAGCCGGCGCAGCTTTCGGGTGGCCAGCGCCAGCGTGTTGCTATCGGGCGCGCGCTGGTGCGCGATGTCGATGTTTTCCTGTTCGACGAGCCTCTGTCCAATCTCGATGCAAAGCTGCGCTCGGAGCTGCGTGTGGAGA includes:
- a CDS encoding ABC transporter substrate-binding protein, producing the protein MKAFKAMIAAATVLATGSAYATDLEVTHWWTSGGEAAAVAEFAKAFDATGNKWVDGAIAGSGGTARPIMISRITGGDPMGATQFNHGRQAEELVQAGLMRDLTDLATKEGWKDIIKPSSLLDSCTLDGKIYCVPVNIHSQQWLWLSNAAFEKAGVAVPKNWDEYVATAPALEKAGIIPLAIGQQPWQTTLAFQVILVALAGPDAYKTVFGDHDATFAAGPEMTKVFDAADKARAMSAKSNAQEWNQATGMVISGQAAGQIMGDWAQGEFQVAGQVAGKDYTCLPGLGVNEVIQTGGDAFYFPLLKDAEKSKAQEALASAMISKETQVAFNLKKGSLPVRGDVDLNAANDCMKKGLDILAKGAIIQAPDQLMSADSLNQVNDLFVEFFKNPALTPADAQKRFVDLVAAAD
- a CDS encoding carbohydrate ABC transporter permease, which gives rise to MSSSVSKRPPQLLRNMSAKIASIPMILTALVIFVGGTGWTVLYSFTNSKLLPRLNFVGLDQYERLWAAPRWTIAIENLAIYGVLSLFFSLVVGFLLATLLDQKIRFEDTFRTIFLYPFALSFIVTGLIWQWLLNPDFGIQSVIRAMGWTSFDFDPLYNPNIVIYGILIAGLWQGTGLIMCLMLAGLRGIDEDIWKAARVDGIPTWKTYLFIVIPMMRPVFITTLVIIASGIVRVYDLVVAQTSGGPGIASEVPAKYVYDYMFLAQNLGQGFAASTMMLLTVAIIIVPWAYFEFGRGKRG
- a CDS encoding carbohydrate ABC transporter permease, translating into MAEIFPAGTGAQDISGPSGPRPRKILSRRNIFLYGTLIVVALYYLLPLYVMVVTSLKGMPEIRLGNIFAPPMEITFEPWVKAWATACTGLNCDGLSRGFWNSVRITVPSVVLSIAVASVNGYALANWRFKGADLFFTILIVGAFIPYQVMIYPLVIVLREIGLYGSLWGLVIVHSIFGMPILTLLFRNYFASVPEELFKAARVDGAGFWGIYFKIMLPMALPIFVVAIILQVTGIWNDFLFGVIYTKPDSYPMTVQLNNIVNSMQGVKEYNVNMAATILTGLVPLIVYFASGRLFVRGIAAGAVKG